Genomic segment of Roseofilum reptotaenium CS-1145:
CTCCAGAGTCTGGGGCGATCGCTCATATCCAAAGCCTGGCAAGCAAACCATGCTTCACCCACCCCAAAATTCCCTTAATTGCCATTCCCACTACCTCTGGTATGGGAAATGAAGTTACCCCGAAAATGGCGATCGACCGGATTGAATCTCGAGGAACCAAAACCTTTTTCACTCACCCCCAATTTATTCCAGATGCCGTCATTATTGACCCAGAACTCCTGATTTCCTGCCCTCCCGATCTCACGGCTACGTCTGGGTTAGTCACTTTATCCCACTTAATAGAAGCTGAGTGTGCCCTGCATACCTCAGTCTTAACGGAAGCGATTATCTGGAGTGGCTTAGAAGCTCTCAAAGATAATTTGCTGCTTGCTTGTGCAGTCGGAGCCACTAGCCAAGCAGTGCGTGGAAAAATGGCCTATGCCTCCTGTGCATCCGGTATTAGTCAATCGAATAGTGCGATCGGACTGCTGCAAGGACTCTCTCTCACCCTCAGTAGTTTTTGCCCCATTCCCTATCGTATCGCTTGTAGTACCTTAGCGGGTTCTGCTCTGCGGATGAGCTTAAAAGCGCTGCGAACCCGTTATGCTCAAAATCCCATTCTGCTCAAAATTGCTAAGGTCGGAGAACTCTTTGATGGCCGAACTCACCAAAGCCCCCATTATTATTGTGATGCCTTAGTCAATATTGTAGAAGCGTGGGTGCAAATTCTCCCGATTCCTCGTTTGGGTCAATATGGCATTCGTGCCCAGGATCTGCCTCCCGTCATCGAAAAAACCCTCGATTACTGCCCCAATGTAGATCTACATCGAAATGAGATCTACTCCATCTTACAGGACCGATTGTAGCGCTTTGGGCTGTCGAGGACATGAAACGGGCTGGTCATGGATCATCAGTCATCGGTCAATTGCTCTTCTTCGATGGCTAGAGGGTAAGCCAATCTTATTGGTGATAACAAAAAATTATATAAAAGAAGATTTGCTATCTCCTGAGCTTATGTATACACTGAAAGTATGAAAGCAATCGGAGCAATGATTATGTTCAAGTTTCTCTTCACCCAACGTCCTACTAACCCTGAACTGCGAGAAAACGATCGCACCATTACCCATTACTTACATCCTTTACGTCGATGGCTCAATCGGTTAGAAATCCGTGATGAAAACATAGCCCATTTTCTCTGTCGTCTGATTCCAGTTCAGTGTCCTTTTGCTCGCGATCTCTATTTATTCGGCCGTAAAATCGGTCATATTCCCCC
This window contains:
- a CDS encoding Mo-dependent nitrogenase C-terminal domain-containing protein, producing the protein MFKFLFTQRPTNPELRENDRTITHYLHPLRRWLNRLEIRDENIAHFLCRLIPVQCPFARDLYLFGRKIGHIPPLCKLNPLYEEVVGLRFRALCYLADECGQDIRIYC
- a CDS encoding iron-containing alcohol dehydrogenase codes for the protein MKAFSFSKVPPIYFGAGQVQELSNLITQFEGKRVLLMTGAKSLEASGKLDEIKTNLSRSGQVVYHRICDREPTDALIDGICAEIRDFSIDAIVSIGGGSVIDVGKAIASDIPPESGAIAHIQSLASKPCFTHPKIPLIAIPTTSGMGNEVTPKMAIDRIESRGTKTFFTHPQFIPDAVIIDPELLISCPPDLTATSGLVTLSHLIEAECALHTSVLTEAIIWSGLEALKDNLLLACAVGATSQAVRGKMAYASCASGISQSNSAIGLLQGLSLTLSSFCPIPYRIACSTLAGSALRMSLKALRTRYAQNPILLKIAKVGELFDGRTHQSPHYYCDALVNIVEAWVQILPIPRLGQYGIRAQDLPPVIEKTLDYCPNVDLHRNEIYSILQDRL